One Oncorhynchus kisutch isolate 150728-3 linkage group LG13, Okis_V2, whole genome shotgun sequence DNA window includes the following coding sequences:
- the LOC109902727 gene encoding capping protein, Arp2/3 and myosin-I linker protein 3 isoform X1 yields the protein MASKEITASCFVSVSRDVTESIRKIIDKSSTKFIRGIKLETKNGKSEDRILVLTTWRLYLLVAKVPTKIEVTFNFLEIRAMNSHPEHQVVIDTDKSTYSLWLQSRDHLSHVVSHVNFALSRIFNNSVFAPSICHSDSELSEGSRKHSPSSETSMETQRACGGFSETYAALCDYNGISCKEEVQWDVDTIYHSQDNREFNLVDFSHLESRDLAVIVASLAYNTWFTKLYCKDIRIGLEVTEQVLHTLSKSSSLEEITLVNAGLKSDFPQKLSVALSENPASVIHSLNLAHNTLDNQGVANLIQQVCRLSKGLHLLNLSKTFLNSKGLVSQTLCSSDEYSNSLLHLDLSKNPGFLSGEDASNLCLFLSQPNCLVHLDLSGTDCSVDSLFGALLRGCCADLSYLNLSKNTFSHRKVKENLPLFRQFFSSAFSLTHVSLASMKLPPEALRSLFIGLTTNPHINDLHLDISGCELKSAGASVIQELFPRLSSIATLDISDNGLDADLLSVLPALSRHTSLKHLYLGKNFNIKSRVLDEILHKLVQLIQEEECALQSLSLADSRLRSRGTVLVNALGSNTCLRKVDLSGNSLEDIGAKMLSKALQINTTLRSVTWDRNNTSATGFLDVARALEHNFTLQYMPLPLSDISQAYRSTSERTEQALTKIQRALLRNNQTQRFSQRQALRLHQGLVTSTAEQVMERLSVCVQQQVCVLRGVGEMEEIQAAKQVLKEARNSRALYPSLCELAHVLSVDGPVRQRLDQLAGELTRAADKELQVIVDSMVSLCRELCPLSSSAAERLRPQLLSVSERVSIPRSAIRTALMERAAQDIHRALEEVKLSVVSYLTNSIVDQILQELYATHKTLTRRVSQVKRWEVTCDGGTGLRSHRHRDSLDLTDDEMGTSIVSIDTIAIKKRSSRTRRIRPVSTRLSQCDDSSSSTPPSVSSSFSSFSALSRSTSWEGLSELPTQGAPLHHVTRVRPRPPRRHRAGHAPSDTHCTENGAVTPIDHGLPDFYTKRVLPDSQLSSLHKAHSLRRKKRRNMLAIFGFRRNRNSTLSNQGPDSGGDGCGEECRTVAMAPTGTATENVYTLLQPPLSAARAGSPGEGGDVEDQRLEEPVGLSLQPVQSIPPQPGMPGSRHPFYSLSQQSELETEHEQPADIDGQVDRQWTEGNHTVRERTLIRPADRQAEQHWPEDKPSDKTWTEGRTADRYWTESRHADRHMERQWTVDRQFDQDRQWTVSRQQTDRTWAEGRPKDIQIDSRQSGRQTDRQDQGRHLAQRPLPPYPSDRTPSPKSETDSQKNMDRQKYSDTQTDRHLRSDTAVGQVEGWWDGGGVPPGRVSTSASKPDPPSQSSKPNLSKLRQRHLQESSEEEAGRERDGGRMERKERERDRDAEGQPPPIPEKPKTSSYVSSPNEYANERPIPTPASSAFRKPLLGLAYRAVSQGEEAVRPRAPVKPQRNRKAMSCDTGTDRDSPNNLEKPSNRKPPVKKPRLPQNRNKSLDYPDSVNLASGNSKLL from the exons ATGGCTTCTAAAGAGATAACTGCCTCTTGTTTTGTCAGTGTGAGCAGGGATGTTACAG AGAGTATCAGGAAGATTATTGACAAGTCCTCAACCAAGTTTATACGTGGCATAAAGCTTGAAACCAAAAATGGCAAATCAGAGGATAGGATACTG GTTCTCACAACATGGAGGCTCTATCTCCTGGTCGCCAAGGTTCCAACAAAG ATAGAGGTGACATTTAACTTCTTGGAGATCCGAGCCATGAACAGTCACCCAGAGCATCAG GTCGTCATAGACACGGACAAGTCCACTTATTCCTTGTGGCTACAGTCACGTGACCACCTCAGTCATGTGGTCAGCCATGTTAACTTTGCCCTGTCCAGAATATTTAACAACTCTGTGTTTGC tccctCCATCTGTCATTCAGACAGTGAACTTTCTGAGGGAAGCAGGAAGCACTCCCCCAGCTCAGAGACGTCTATGGAAACCCAGAGGGCCTGtg gaGGCTTTTCGGAGACCTACGCTGCCCTGTGTGACTATAATGGAATCAGCTGCAAGGAGGAAGTGCAGTGG GATGTGGACACTATCTATCACTCCCAAGACAACAGGGAGTTTAATCTAGTGGACTTCAGCCACCTGGAAAGCAg GGACTTGGCAGTTATTGTGGCATCACTGGCGTACAATACCTGGTTCACCAAACTATACTGTAAGGACATACGCATA gggttagaggtcactgAGCAGGTTCTGCACACCCTCAGTAAGTCCTCCAGTCTGGAAGAGATCACTCTGGTGAATGCTGGTCTCAAATC TGACTTTCCTCAGAAGCTGTCAGTTGCGCTCTCAGAGAATCCTGCTTCTGTCATCCACTCTCTGAATCTGGCCCACAACACACTGGACAACCAAG GTGTGGCTAACCTCATCCAGCAAGTGTGTCGCCTCAGCAAAGGACTGCATCTCCTCAACCTCTCCAAGACCTTCCTCAACTCCAAAG gtttggtgtCTCAGACTCTGTGCTCCAGTGATGAGTATTCTAACTCTCTGCTGCACCTGGACCTGAGCAAGAACCCTGGGTTCCTGTCTGGGGAGGATGCCTCg aaTCTGTGCCTGTTCCTGTCCCAGCCTAATTGTCTGGTCCATTTGGACCTGTCTGGCACTGACTGTTCTGTTGACTCG CTATTTGGGGCTCTGCTGAGGGGTTGTTGTGCCGATCTCTCCTACTTGAATCTCTCCAAAAATACCTTCTCCCACAG GAAAGTGAAGGAGAACCTGCCGTTGTTCCGTCAGTTCTTCAGCTCGGCCTTCAGTCTCACCCATGTCAGCCTGGCCTCTATGAAGCTGCCCCCTGAGGCCCTGAG gtCTCTTTTCATCGGTCTGACCACAAACCCTCACATCAATGACCTACACCTGGACATTAGTGGCTGTGAG cTGAAATCTGCAGGAGCATCTGTGATCCAGGAGCTGTTCCCTAGGCTCTCCTCCATCGCCACTCTGGACATCTCAGACAACG GGCTGGATGCAGACCTTCTCTCAGTTCTACCAGCTCTCTCCAGACACACCTCCCTAAAGCACCTGTATCTGGGCAAGAACTTCAACATCAAGAGCAG GGTGCTGGATGAAATCCTACACAAGCTGGTCCAACTCATACAGGAGGAGGAATGT GCCCTCCAGTCCCTCTCACTGGCTGACTCGCGGCTGCGTTCTCGGGGCACAGTGCTGGTAAACGCTCTGGGCAGCAACACCTGTCTGCGAAAGGTGGACCTGAGTGGGAACAGCCTGGAGGACATTGGAGCCAAGATGCTGAGCAAAGCCCTACAGATCAACACCACACTCAG GAGTGTGACGTGGGATCGTAACAACACCTCAGCTACAGGATTCCTGGATGTGGCTCGAGCCCTTGAACA TAACTTCACCTTGCAGTACATGCCCCTCCCCCTCAGTGACATCAGCCAGGCGTACCGTAGTACCTCTGAGAGGACAGAGCAGGCACTGACCAAG ATCCAGCGTGCTCTGTTGCGGAACAACCAGACTCAGCGCTTCTCTCAGAGACAGGCTCTACGGCTGCACCAGGGCCTGGTCACCAGCACTGCTGAACAG GTGATGGAgcgtctgagtgtgtgtgtgcagcagcaggtgtgtgtgctgcgtggagtaggggagatggaggagattcAAGCTGCTAAACAGGTGCTGAAGGAGGCCAGAAACTCCCGTGCG ctgtacCCCTCTCTCTGTGAGCTAGCTCATGTGCTGTCAGTAGACGGGCCAGTCAGACAGAGActggaccaactggcaggtgAACTGACCAGAGCAGCTGACAAGGAACTACAG GTGATTGTTGATTCCATGGTGTCTCTCTGTCGTGAGTTGTGCCCGCTGTCCTCCTCTGCTGCGGAGAGATTACGTCCTCAGCTCTTGTCTGTCTCGGAGCGCGTCTCCATCCCTCGCTCCGCCATCCGCACAGCCTTGATGGAGAGAGCAGCACAGGACATTCACCGAGCGCTGGa GGAGGTGAAGCTCTCTGTGGTCTCCTATCTCACCAACTCCATCGTGGATCAGATCTTGCAGGAGCTCTATGCCACTCACAAGACTCTG ACGCGGCGGGTGTCCCAGGTGAAGCGCTGGGAGGTAACATGTGACGGAGGAACAGGTCTAaggtcacacagacacagagactctCTGGACCTCACAGATGATGAGATGGGCACCAGTATAGTGAGCATT GACACAATTGCCATTAAGAAGCGTAGCTCTAGAACTAGACGTATTCGACCTGTCTCTACCAGGCTGA GCCAGTGTGATGACTCCAGCTCCTCCACACCCCCCTCTGTgtcctcttctttctcttctttctcggCCCTCTCTCGCTCTACATCCTGGGAGGGGCTGTCTGAGCTCCCTACCCAAGGTGCACCTCTCCATCATGTGACGCGGGTTAGGCCGAGGCCCCCACGGAGGCACCGAGCAGGACATGCCCCCTCTGACACA CATTGTACTGAAAATGGAGCTGTCACCCCTATTGATCATGGACTCCCAGATTTCTACACCAAGAGAGTGCTCCCTGATAG TCAGTTGTCCTCTCTTCATAAAGCCCACTCTCTCAGACGAAAGAAGAGACGCAATATGCTGGCCATCTTTGGTTTCCGTAGGAACCGCAACTCAACGCTCTCCAATCAGGGGCCAGATTCTGGCGGAGACGGATGTGGGGAAGAGTGTCGCACTGTCGCCATGGCACCCACAGG gacagCCACTGAGAATGTATACACGCTGCTGCAGCCCCCTCTTTCTGCTGCCAGGGCAGGCTCTCCTGGTGAGGGGGGTGATGTGGAGGACCAGAGATTGGAGGAGCCAGTAGGCCTGAGCCTGCAGCCAGTGCAGAGCATACCACCACAGCCTGGCATGCCAGGTAGCAGACACCCCTTCTACTCACTCAGCCAG caatCAGAGCTAGAAACAGAGCACGAGCAACCTGCAGATATAGACGGACAGgtggacagacagtggacagaggggaatcacacagtcAGAGAGAGGACATTAATTAGACCGGCTGACAGACAGGCTGAACAGCACTGGCCAGAGGACAAACCGTCAGACAAAACATGGACAGAGGGAAGAACGGCAGATAGATATTGGACGGAGAGCAGGCATGCAGATAGACACATGGAAAGACAGTGGACAGTTGACAGACAGTTTGATCAAGATAGACAGTGGACAGTgagcagacaacagacagacagaacgtgGGCAGAGGGTCGACCAAAAGACATACAGATAGACagcaggcagtcaggcagacagactgacagacaagaCCAGGGACGACATCTGGCTCAGAGACCTCTGCCCCCTTACCCATCAGACAGGACTCCATCACCTAAAAGTGAAACTGACTCTCAGAAAAACATGGACAGACAGAAGTACTCTGacacacagacggacagacaccTGCGCTCAGACACTGCTGTAGGACAGGTGGAAGGGTggtgggatggaggaggggttccCCCTGGACGGGTTTCTACGAGTGCATCTAAACCAGACCCTCCTTCCCAGAGCAGCAAACCCAATCTGTCCAAACTGAGACAGAGACATCTACAGGAGAGCTCTG AGGAGGaagcaggcagagagagggatggtggaagaatggaaaggaaagagagagagagagacagagatgcagagGGACAGCCTCCTCCCATTCCTGAAAAG CCAAAGACATCATCCTATGTGTCTTCTCCAAACGAGTATGCCAATGAAAGGCCGATCCCGACTCCTGCATCATCTGCATTCAGAAAGCCATTGCTGGGATTGGCTTACAGGGCTGTCAGCCAAG GTGAGGAAGCAGTGAGGCCTCGAGCCCCCGTGAAACCCCAGAGGAACAGAAAGGCTATGTCTTGTGACACAG GCACTGACAGGGATAGCCCTAATAATCTTGAGAAGCCCTCAAATCGCAAACCCCCTGTGAAAAAGCCTAGACTACCCCAGAACAGAAACAAATCCTTGGACTATCCTg ACAGTGTCAACTTGGCGTCTGGTAACAGCAAGCTGTTGTGA
- the LOC109902727 gene encoding capping protein, Arp2/3 and myosin-I linker protein 3 isoform X3: protein MASKEITASCFVSVSRDVTESIRKIIDKSSTKFIRGIKLETKNGKSEDRILVLTTWRLYLLVAKVPTKIEVTFNFLEIRAMNSHPEHQVVIDTDKSTYSLWLQSRDHLSHVVSHVNFALSRIFNNSVFAPSICHSDSELSEGSRKHSPSSETSMETQRACGGFSETYAALCDYNGISCKEEVQWDVDTIYHSQDNREFNLVDFSHLESRDLAVIVASLAYNTWFTKLYCKDIRIGLEVTEQVLHTLSKSSSLEEITLVNAGLKSDFPQKLSVALSENPASVIHSLNLAHNTLDNQGVANLIQQVCRLSKGLHLLNLSKTFLNSKGLVSQTLCSSDEYSNSLLHLDLSKNPGFLSGEDASNLCLFLSQPNCLVHLDLSGTDCSVDSLFGALLRGCCADLSYLNLSKNTFSHRKVKENLPLFRQFFSSAFSLTHVSLASMKLPPEALRSLFIGLTTNPHINDLHLDISGCELKSAGASVIQELFPRLSSIATLDISDNGLDADLLSVLPALSRHTSLKHLYLGKNFNIKSRVLDEILHKLVQLIQEEECALQSLSLADSRLRSRGTVLVNALGSNTCLRKVDLSGNSLEDIGAKMLSKALQINTTLRSVTWDRNNTSATGFLDVARALEHNFTLQYMPLPLSDISQAYRSTSERTEQALTKIQRALLRNNQTQRFSQRQALRLHQGLVTSTAEQVMERLSVCVQQQVCVLRGVGEMEEIQAAKQVLKEARNSRALYPSLCELAHVLSVDGPVRQRLDQLAGELTRAADKELQVIVDSMVSLCRELCPLSSSAAERLRPQLLSVSERVSIPRSAIRTALMERAAQDIHRALEEVKLSVVSYLTNSIVDQILQELYATHKTLTRRVSQVKRWEVTCDGGTGLRSHRHRDSLDLTDDEMGTSIVSIDTIAIKKRSSRTRRIRPVSTRLSQCDDSSSSTPPSVSSSFSSFSALSRSTSWEGLSELPTQGAPLHHVTRVRPRPPRRHRAGHAPSDTHCTENGAVTPIDHGLPDFYTKRVLPDSQLSSLHKAHSLRRKKRRNMLAIFGFRRNRNSTLSNQGPDSGGDGCGEECRTVAMAPTGTATENVYTLLQPPLSAARAGSPGEGGDVEDQRLEEPVGLSLQPVQSIPPQPGMPGSRHPFYSLSQQSELETEHEQPADIDGQVDRQWTEGNHTVRERTLIRPADRQAEQHWPEDKPSDKTWTEGRTADRYWTESRHADRHMERQWTVDRQFDQDRQWTVSRQQTDRTWAEGRPKDIQIDSRQSGRQTDRQDQGRHLAQRPLPPYPSDRTPSPKSETDSQKNMDRQKYSDTQTDRHLRSDTAVGQVEGWWDGGGVPPGRVSTSASKPDPPSQSSKPNLSKLRQRHLQESSEEEAGRERDGGRMERKERERDRDAEGQPPPIPEKPKTSSYVSSPNEYANERPIPTPASSAFRKPLLGLAYRAVSQGEEAVRPRAPVKPQRNRKAMSCDTDSVNLASGNSKLL, encoded by the exons ATGGCTTCTAAAGAGATAACTGCCTCTTGTTTTGTCAGTGTGAGCAGGGATGTTACAG AGAGTATCAGGAAGATTATTGACAAGTCCTCAACCAAGTTTATACGTGGCATAAAGCTTGAAACCAAAAATGGCAAATCAGAGGATAGGATACTG GTTCTCACAACATGGAGGCTCTATCTCCTGGTCGCCAAGGTTCCAACAAAG ATAGAGGTGACATTTAACTTCTTGGAGATCCGAGCCATGAACAGTCACCCAGAGCATCAG GTCGTCATAGACACGGACAAGTCCACTTATTCCTTGTGGCTACAGTCACGTGACCACCTCAGTCATGTGGTCAGCCATGTTAACTTTGCCCTGTCCAGAATATTTAACAACTCTGTGTTTGC tccctCCATCTGTCATTCAGACAGTGAACTTTCTGAGGGAAGCAGGAAGCACTCCCCCAGCTCAGAGACGTCTATGGAAACCCAGAGGGCCTGtg gaGGCTTTTCGGAGACCTACGCTGCCCTGTGTGACTATAATGGAATCAGCTGCAAGGAGGAAGTGCAGTGG GATGTGGACACTATCTATCACTCCCAAGACAACAGGGAGTTTAATCTAGTGGACTTCAGCCACCTGGAAAGCAg GGACTTGGCAGTTATTGTGGCATCACTGGCGTACAATACCTGGTTCACCAAACTATACTGTAAGGACATACGCATA gggttagaggtcactgAGCAGGTTCTGCACACCCTCAGTAAGTCCTCCAGTCTGGAAGAGATCACTCTGGTGAATGCTGGTCTCAAATC TGACTTTCCTCAGAAGCTGTCAGTTGCGCTCTCAGAGAATCCTGCTTCTGTCATCCACTCTCTGAATCTGGCCCACAACACACTGGACAACCAAG GTGTGGCTAACCTCATCCAGCAAGTGTGTCGCCTCAGCAAAGGACTGCATCTCCTCAACCTCTCCAAGACCTTCCTCAACTCCAAAG gtttggtgtCTCAGACTCTGTGCTCCAGTGATGAGTATTCTAACTCTCTGCTGCACCTGGACCTGAGCAAGAACCCTGGGTTCCTGTCTGGGGAGGATGCCTCg aaTCTGTGCCTGTTCCTGTCCCAGCCTAATTGTCTGGTCCATTTGGACCTGTCTGGCACTGACTGTTCTGTTGACTCG CTATTTGGGGCTCTGCTGAGGGGTTGTTGTGCCGATCTCTCCTACTTGAATCTCTCCAAAAATACCTTCTCCCACAG GAAAGTGAAGGAGAACCTGCCGTTGTTCCGTCAGTTCTTCAGCTCGGCCTTCAGTCTCACCCATGTCAGCCTGGCCTCTATGAAGCTGCCCCCTGAGGCCCTGAG gtCTCTTTTCATCGGTCTGACCACAAACCCTCACATCAATGACCTACACCTGGACATTAGTGGCTGTGAG cTGAAATCTGCAGGAGCATCTGTGATCCAGGAGCTGTTCCCTAGGCTCTCCTCCATCGCCACTCTGGACATCTCAGACAACG GGCTGGATGCAGACCTTCTCTCAGTTCTACCAGCTCTCTCCAGACACACCTCCCTAAAGCACCTGTATCTGGGCAAGAACTTCAACATCAAGAGCAG GGTGCTGGATGAAATCCTACACAAGCTGGTCCAACTCATACAGGAGGAGGAATGT GCCCTCCAGTCCCTCTCACTGGCTGACTCGCGGCTGCGTTCTCGGGGCACAGTGCTGGTAAACGCTCTGGGCAGCAACACCTGTCTGCGAAAGGTGGACCTGAGTGGGAACAGCCTGGAGGACATTGGAGCCAAGATGCTGAGCAAAGCCCTACAGATCAACACCACACTCAG GAGTGTGACGTGGGATCGTAACAACACCTCAGCTACAGGATTCCTGGATGTGGCTCGAGCCCTTGAACA TAACTTCACCTTGCAGTACATGCCCCTCCCCCTCAGTGACATCAGCCAGGCGTACCGTAGTACCTCTGAGAGGACAGAGCAGGCACTGACCAAG ATCCAGCGTGCTCTGTTGCGGAACAACCAGACTCAGCGCTTCTCTCAGAGACAGGCTCTACGGCTGCACCAGGGCCTGGTCACCAGCACTGCTGAACAG GTGATGGAgcgtctgagtgtgtgtgtgcagcagcaggtgtgtgtgctgcgtggagtaggggagatggaggagattcAAGCTGCTAAACAGGTGCTGAAGGAGGCCAGAAACTCCCGTGCG ctgtacCCCTCTCTCTGTGAGCTAGCTCATGTGCTGTCAGTAGACGGGCCAGTCAGACAGAGActggaccaactggcaggtgAACTGACCAGAGCAGCTGACAAGGAACTACAG GTGATTGTTGATTCCATGGTGTCTCTCTGTCGTGAGTTGTGCCCGCTGTCCTCCTCTGCTGCGGAGAGATTACGTCCTCAGCTCTTGTCTGTCTCGGAGCGCGTCTCCATCCCTCGCTCCGCCATCCGCACAGCCTTGATGGAGAGAGCAGCACAGGACATTCACCGAGCGCTGGa GGAGGTGAAGCTCTCTGTGGTCTCCTATCTCACCAACTCCATCGTGGATCAGATCTTGCAGGAGCTCTATGCCACTCACAAGACTCTG ACGCGGCGGGTGTCCCAGGTGAAGCGCTGGGAGGTAACATGTGACGGAGGAACAGGTCTAaggtcacacagacacagagactctCTGGACCTCACAGATGATGAGATGGGCACCAGTATAGTGAGCATT GACACAATTGCCATTAAGAAGCGTAGCTCTAGAACTAGACGTATTCGACCTGTCTCTACCAGGCTGA GCCAGTGTGATGACTCCAGCTCCTCCACACCCCCCTCTGTgtcctcttctttctcttctttctcggCCCTCTCTCGCTCTACATCCTGGGAGGGGCTGTCTGAGCTCCCTACCCAAGGTGCACCTCTCCATCATGTGACGCGGGTTAGGCCGAGGCCCCCACGGAGGCACCGAGCAGGACATGCCCCCTCTGACACA CATTGTACTGAAAATGGAGCTGTCACCCCTATTGATCATGGACTCCCAGATTTCTACACCAAGAGAGTGCTCCCTGATAG TCAGTTGTCCTCTCTTCATAAAGCCCACTCTCTCAGACGAAAGAAGAGACGCAATATGCTGGCCATCTTTGGTTTCCGTAGGAACCGCAACTCAACGCTCTCCAATCAGGGGCCAGATTCTGGCGGAGACGGATGTGGGGAAGAGTGTCGCACTGTCGCCATGGCACCCACAGG gacagCCACTGAGAATGTATACACGCTGCTGCAGCCCCCTCTTTCTGCTGCCAGGGCAGGCTCTCCTGGTGAGGGGGGTGATGTGGAGGACCAGAGATTGGAGGAGCCAGTAGGCCTGAGCCTGCAGCCAGTGCAGAGCATACCACCACAGCCTGGCATGCCAGGTAGCAGACACCCCTTCTACTCACTCAGCCAG caatCAGAGCTAGAAACAGAGCACGAGCAACCTGCAGATATAGACGGACAGgtggacagacagtggacagaggggaatcacacagtcAGAGAGAGGACATTAATTAGACCGGCTGACAGACAGGCTGAACAGCACTGGCCAGAGGACAAACCGTCAGACAAAACATGGACAGAGGGAAGAACGGCAGATAGATATTGGACGGAGAGCAGGCATGCAGATAGACACATGGAAAGACAGTGGACAGTTGACAGACAGTTTGATCAAGATAGACAGTGGACAGTgagcagacaacagacagacagaacgtgGGCAGAGGGTCGACCAAAAGACATACAGATAGACagcaggcagtcaggcagacagactgacagacaagaCCAGGGACGACATCTGGCTCAGAGACCTCTGCCCCCTTACCCATCAGACAGGACTCCATCACCTAAAAGTGAAACTGACTCTCAGAAAAACATGGACAGACAGAAGTACTCTGacacacagacggacagacaccTGCGCTCAGACACTGCTGTAGGACAGGTGGAAGGGTggtgggatggaggaggggttccCCCTGGACGGGTTTCTACGAGTGCATCTAAACCAGACCCTCCTTCCCAGAGCAGCAAACCCAATCTGTCCAAACTGAGACAGAGACATCTACAGGAGAGCTCTG AGGAGGaagcaggcagagagagggatggtggaagaatggaaaggaaagagagagagagagacagagatgcagagGGACAGCCTCCTCCCATTCCTGAAAAG CCAAAGACATCATCCTATGTGTCTTCTCCAAACGAGTATGCCAATGAAAGGCCGATCCCGACTCCTGCATCATCTGCATTCAGAAAGCCATTGCTGGGATTGGCTTACAGGGCTGTCAGCCAAG GTGAGGAAGCAGTGAGGCCTCGAGCCCCCGTGAAACCCCAGAGGAACAGAAAGGCTATGTCTTGTGACACAG ACAGTGTCAACTTGGCGTCTGGTAACAGCAAGCTGTTGTGA